The stretch of DNA CATGGGAAGTCGTCGGGTCGGGAATGGCATGGACGCTATGAGGTCTGAAGTCTTCAGGGCGCTAATCATATTATAGATTCGGCCCGCCCGCCCCTCTGCCGTGGCGTTGTCAGGTATCCGTCAGGTTTCGGGGAAGCCGGACGGCTATTCTCGCGACGAATACGAGCACGATGGCGCCCATGACCAGCAGGACCATGACCGGATCGGCGCCACGAGCGGCAGCGGCGGTATAAAGACCGACAGCGACGAGCATGGCGGCGTTCAGGAAGAAATTCTGGATCGCCACGGTGATCCCGGCGCCGACGCCGCGGTGGCCTATATCCTGGATGGCGGCATTGAGCGGTACCACGAAGAAGCCGCCGGCGACGCCGATACCGAGCAGGGCGGTGCGGGCCGGCCAGGGTTCGGACGAAGCCGCAAGCAGGCCGAACATGAGCGCGATGGCGTAACCGGCATAGCGGGTACGGCGGATCGCCGAGAGCGGGATCCAGCTCGGCGCCAGGGCGGCGCCGATCACGATGCCGATGGCGGTGAACAGAGTAAGCTCGGCGATATCGGTGGCGGTCTGGGTGTGGAGTACCGCGGGCGCCCAGGCGACCAGAACGACGCGCAGGGTCGCGGCGGCGGCCCAGAACATGGCCAGGCCCAGCAGCACCAGCCGGGCGCGTTGCGACTTCAGCAATATTCTGCTCTGCGTGACCAGTTGCTGGACGGCTGGCGATCCGTCGTGGCGGCGCGCGGGCAGTCCTGGCAGCGTCAGGCTGACCAGGGTTGAAAGCAGAAAGCAGCCGCAGATGACGAACAGGGCCGCCGGGATCGACTGGTCGGCGATCCTGGCGCCGCCGACGGTCCCGAGCAGAATGGCGGCGATGGTGGCGCCCTCCACCCATCCGTTGGCCTTGACGAGCTGATCCTCGTCCGCGATTTCCGGCAGGATGCCGTATTTGGCAGGGCTGTACAGCGCAGCCCCGGCACCGACCAGCGAATAGGCGATCAGAGGTTCGATGCCGGCCAGCAGCAGGCCGCCTCCCGCCGTCTTGATGAGATTGGCGATGATCAGCACCTGTGGCTTGGGGAGGCGGTCGGCCCAGATGCCGACCCAGGGTGCAAGCGTGACGTAGGCGACCAGGAAAACGCTCTGCAGCGCCGGGATGTACCACTCCCCGCGTTCTCCTCCCTGCAGCACGATGGCGATGACGGTGAACAGGATCGCGTTGTCCGCGAAGGCGGAGAGGAACTGGGCGATGACCAGTGGAACGAGCCCCTTGATCATGCGCTGTTCTCCGCCGACAACAGGGCCGCGAGCGAGGGGTAGTCGATCTTGCCGGAGCCGAGCAGCGGCAGGGCCGGCAGGATCCGGATCTGCTTGGGCAGGTAGAGTTCGCCCAGCCCCTCGGCCCGTGCCCGTTCGAACAGCGGCGTCCGTTCGGCTCGAGCGTGGTTGGTGGCCAGTACGATCTGTTCGCCCTTGCGCGGGTCGGGCAGGCTGATCACGGCATGCTGCGCATCCGGCCACACCTTGGCCGCCAGTTCTTCGATGACCGCCAGCGAGATCATTTCTCCGCCGATCTTGGCGAACCGCTTGGCCCGCCCCTTGATGGTGACGAAGCCGTGCTCGTCCACGCTGACGATGTCGCCGGTGTCGTACCAGCCGGGACCGAAGCAGGAGGCTGGCGGCTCGATCCGAGCCGGCGCGTGGGCTTGGAGATAGCCGAGCATGACGTTCGGCCCTTTCACGTGCAGACGGCCGCCGTCGGCGATGCCCTCGACCGGTTCCAGGGCGTAGTCGATGCCCGGCATGAGGCGGCCGACCGTGCCTTCCCGGTAATGCATCGGGGTGTTGACCGTCAGCACCGGGCTGGTTTCGGTGACGCCATAGCCTTCCATGATGCGGATGCCGAACTTTTCGGCCCACAGCTTGCGGGTCTCGGCCTGTACCTTTTCGGCGCCGGCGAACACGTAGCGGATGCTGTAGAAATCGTAAGGATGGGCATGTTTGCCGTAGCCGCTCAGAAAGGTGTTGGTCCCGAACAGGATGGTGGCGTTGATGTCGTAGGCGACCTCGGGGATGATCCGGTAATGCAGCGGCGAGGGGTAAAGGAATATCCGGGTGCCCGACAGCAGGGGCAACAGGGTGCCGGTGGTGAGGCCGAAGGAATGGAACAGGGGCAGGGCGTTGAGGATCACGTCCTGCGGCCCGAAGTCCACGCGCGCGGCGAACTGCTCGCGGTTGGAGAGCAGGTTGGCGTGCGAGAGCGCGACGCCCTTGGGCGCTCCTTCCGAGCCCGAGGTAAACAGGATCACGGCCGGCGAATCCGCCGAAACACGGTTGCGGTAGCCGTAATCGACCGCGCGTCCTTTCGCCAGCGCCCGCAGTTTGTCCAGGGCCGACACGTCCCGGAAGACGTCGTCCAGATAGATCACCTTGACCTTGGTTTCAAGCTGGCTGATGGTATCCTCCAGTTTTGCTCCCTCGACGAAGCGCCGGGAGGTCAGGACCGTCCGGATCGCCGCGGTTTCGCAGGCCGCCAGCAGAACGGAGACGCCGGTGCTGAAATTGAGCATGGCGGGGATGCGGCCGGTGTGCTGCAATCCGAGCAGCGTCGCCACCGTGCCGATGGCGGTGGGCAGCAGTAGGCCGACCGTTTCACCCGCTTCGGTCAAGCGTTCGAGTCGCTCGCCGGCGAACAGGGCGCGGGCGATCAGCTGGTTGTAGCTGGCCGGCTTGCGCTCGGTGTCTTCGAGCACGAGAGTCTTGCCGCCGTGCACCTTGCGGGCATCGAGCAGGGCCGAGAACAAGGTGCCGTGGTGGTTGCCGGTGGCGAATATCATCTCGCTCATGATGTCCGACAGCGCGAGACCGGCATGGCGGCGGCGTTCCTCGCCATGGATGTCAGGCGGTGGGCTGATCTTTCGCGATGGCAGGATGTTGATGGTGATCCGGGGCAGCCAGCGCAGCCGGACCACGCCCTTGAGGCGGGAAAACGGTGAGTACTGGGCACCGTCGATCCGGATCGGCAGCACCACGGCGTCGGCCTTGTCCGCGACCATGCCGGACCCGTCGTAGATCTTCATCAGCGAGCCGGTCACGGTGATGCGGCCTTCCGGGAATACCACGGCTTTCAGGTCCCGGCGCAGGTGATGGGTCAAGGCCTTGATCGACATGGGATTGATGGGGTCCATCGGGAAGGTGCGGACCCAGTGCAAGGCAGGTTTGACCCACCAGGATCGGGCGATATGGGTGTTGATCGCAAAGGTGATTTCGTCTGGGAGAAAGGCCCAGAGCAGCAGGGGATCGAGGAACGAGGTGTGGTTCGAGACGATGAGCACCCGCTTTCCGGCGCCGTGATAATGTTCGATGCCCTTGACCTGGACCCGGTACAGGGCCTTGAGTACGAGTCGGATTATCGGCTTGATCATTTCGAAGGTGGCCTTGTTGCCGGCTGTAATGAACCTGTTGGATTCCGGGAAAAATGAAAATGTCGCTGTTCGCCTATGGCACCCTGCAGTTGCCGGGCGTGATGGCCGCCGTGGCGGGACGGAGTTTCGAGACCGTGCCGGCCTGGCTCCACGACCATGCGCGCTATCGCCTGCGCCGCCGCAGCTATCCGGGATTGCGGCGTGAAACCGGAGCGATCACTCAAGGCACCTTGTTTCTCGGCCTCGACTCTTGCGCTCTCGCTCGGCTGGACCGGTTCGAGGACGCTTTCTACACACGGACTGAGGTCATGGTTTCAACCGCCGAACTGGGGCGCAAACCGGCCGAAGTCTATCTGATCCCGCCCCGCAACGTGCATCTGCTGATTGACCGCGACTGGAAACTGGATGATTTCATCAAGGCGCACGGCCCGGCCTACCTCCGGCGCTGCCGCCGGCAGTTTCGCTGAGCGCAACTCACATCTTCGAATAAGGCGCGGCCGCGGGGG from Methylococcus geothermalis encodes:
- a CDS encoding gamma-glutamylcyclotransferase family protein gives rise to the protein MKMSLFAYGTLQLPGVMAAVAGRSFETVPAWLHDHARYRLRRRSYPGLRRETGAITQGTLFLGLDSCALARLDRFEDAFYTRTEVMVSTAELGRKPAEVYLIPPRNVHLLIDRDWKLDDFIKAHGPAYLRRCRRQFR
- the lplT gene encoding lysophospholipid transporter LplT, producing MIKGLVPLVIAQFLSAFADNAILFTVIAIVLQGGERGEWYIPALQSVFLVAYVTLAPWVGIWADRLPKPQVLIIANLIKTAGGGLLLAGIEPLIAYSLVGAGAALYSPAKYGILPEIADEDQLVKANGWVEGATIAAILLGTVGGARIADQSIPAALFVICGCFLLSTLVSLTLPGLPARRHDGSPAVQQLVTQSRILLKSQRARLVLLGLAMFWAAAATLRVVLVAWAPAVLHTQTATDIAELTLFTAIGIVIGAALAPSWIPLSAIRRTRYAGYAIALMFGLLAASSEPWPARTALLGIGVAGGFFVVPLNAAIQDIGHRGVGAGITVAIQNFFLNAAMLVAVGLYTAAAARGADPVMVLLVMGAIVLVFVARIAVRLPRNLTDT
- a CDS encoding AMP-binding protein, translating into MIKPIIRLVLKALYRVQVKGIEHYHGAGKRVLIVSNHTSFLDPLLLWAFLPDEITFAINTHIARSWWVKPALHWVRTFPMDPINPMSIKALTHHLRRDLKAVVFPEGRITVTGSLMKIYDGSGMVADKADAVVLPIRIDGAQYSPFSRLKGVVRLRWLPRITINILPSRKISPPPDIHGEERRRHAGLALSDIMSEMIFATGNHHGTLFSALLDARKVHGGKTLVLEDTERKPASYNQLIARALFAGERLERLTEAGETVGLLLPTAIGTVATLLGLQHTGRIPAMLNFSTGVSVLLAACETAAIRTVLTSRRFVEGAKLEDTISQLETKVKVIYLDDVFRDVSALDKLRALAKGRAVDYGYRNRVSADSPAVILFTSGSEGAPKGVALSHANLLSNREQFAARVDFGPQDVILNALPLFHSFGLTTGTLLPLLSGTRIFLYPSPLHYRIIPEVAYDINATILFGTNTFLSGYGKHAHPYDFYSIRYVFAGAEKVQAETRKLWAEKFGIRIMEGYGVTETSPVLTVNTPMHYREGTVGRLMPGIDYALEPVEGIADGGRLHVKGPNVMLGYLQAHAPARIEPPASCFGPGWYDTGDIVSVDEHGFVTIKGRAKRFAKIGGEMISLAVIEELAAKVWPDAQHAVISLPDPRKGEQIVLATNHARAERTPLFERARAEGLGELYLPKQIRILPALPLLGSGKIDYPSLAALLSAENSA